One Gemella haemolysans ATCC 10379 genomic window carries:
- the isdE gene encoding heme ABC transporter substrate-binding protein IsdE yields the protein MKRKLSLLFTLLLTSILVLTACSSQNKAGNTTGTDPNLADKAFNETIDLTGVNKNKKSEEENGKRVVMDSVALAQVANVLDIKLAAVPTTKLGRIPKKYDNTVQIGLPMNPNMEVIKSINPSIVYAPDSLQDWIKEGFEKNKIPYKFIDIRSVNGLYAVTEELAKEFGKTEKFKELKKEHDKFFAKFNEKIANKKKPKVLVLMGLPGSYMAATEKSYVGNLVKLAGGENIVKGNEEFKNLNLETALNDKPDFILRTAHAMPDTVNEMFKKEFENNKSWSHFDAVKNNKVVDLDSSMFGMTATYDYQKGLESLYSIFYSN from the coding sequence ATGAAAAGAAAACTATCCCTACTATTTACACTACTATTAACCAGTATTCTAGTTCTTACTGCTTGTTCATCACAAAATAAAGCTGGTAACACTACTGGAACTGATCCTAATCTAGCTGATAAGGCTTTTAATGAGACTATTGACTTAACAGGTGTAAATAAAAATAAAAAATCTGAAGAAGAAAATGGTAAACGTGTAGTAATGGATTCTGTCGCTCTTGCTCAAGTAGCTAATGTTCTTGACATTAAATTAGCAGCTGTTCCTACTACAAAATTAGGACGTATACCTAAAAAGTATGACAATACTGTTCAAATTGGTCTTCCTATGAATCCTAATATGGAGGTTATTAAGTCGATTAATCCTTCTATTGTATATGCGCCAGATAGTTTACAAGACTGGATAAAAGAAGGATTCGAGAAAAATAAAATACCTTATAAATTTATAGACATTCGTAGTGTTAACGGGCTATACGCTGTAACTGAAGAACTTGCAAAAGAATTCGGTAAAACTGAAAAATTCAAAGAGTTAAAGAAAGAACACGATAAATTCTTCGCCAAATTCAATGAAAAAATCGCAAATAAAAAGAAACCAAAAGTTCTTGTTCTTATGGGCTTACCTGGAAGCTACATGGCAGCTACTGAAAAATCTTACGTAGGTAACCTTGTAAAATTAGCTGGTGGTGAAAATATCGTTAAAGGTAACGAAGAGTTTAAAAATCTAAACTTAGAAACTGCTTTAAACGATAAACCAGATTTCATTTTACGTACTGCTCATGCTATGCCTGATACTGTAAATGAAATGTTTAAAAAAGAATTTGAAAACAATAAGAGTTGGTCTCACTTTGATGCGGTAAAAAATAATAAAGTTGTCGATTTAGATAGCTCAATGTTTGGTATGACAGCTACATATGATTACCAAAAAGGATTAGAAAGTCTATACAGTATTTTCTATAGTAACTAA
- a CDS encoding heme-binding Shp domain-containing protein: MKRVLKLLTIVIATLTFIVTSSNVPFVKNVHAADRVYSVPVELWHAENSGRLSMGNNALATHATVNVHDNNTSTITVQFTPMDFSNMHGHLLSLSIYSSPIFSGSLTAASVTSTYNDTNLDGGTSTYPGNLSFNFGEAKPDKVGVRVAVDAMNQIMGGDASQNAIIKFNWSAANLVSGSEDSSKDKEKEKKAEDKKKEEENKDKKDENKAPEGFVAKKLEDYFKDDQKTKNPGLYNLDITGSYLNPLTGVTADGGTKNTAIGEGMVQGVISPINAGGDLNEALKNQKSNGEKRWSKAMLQRTKDGKLYATVRIHLMNWVQRSKEQGPFIKVLQKDGEFKQVAATETKVNIEQYKDSYVDYRFEVPNENFLAMVQMYVEPMNRPVRYFVEVNTDSIKNGNEGLDMEAIKEANYTPYYLGGIGVLAIAAGLYFPRKKRKNN, translated from the coding sequence ATGAAACGAGTTTTAAAACTGTTAACGATAGTTATTGCTACATTAACGTTTATAGTTACATCTAGTAATGTTCCTTTCGTTAAAAATGTACATGCTGCTGACAGAGTGTATAGCGTTCCTGTAGAACTATGGCACGCTGAAAATAGTGGTCGTCTTTCTATGGGGAACAATGCATTAGCTACACATGCTACAGTAAATGTTCACGATAATAACACTTCTACTATTACTGTACAATTTACTCCAATGGATTTCAGTAATATGCACGGTCACTTATTATCACTTAGCATCTACTCATCTCCTATTTTCTCAGGAAGCCTTACTGCTGCTTCAGTGACAAGTACTTATAATGATACAAACTTAGACGGTGGTACTAGTACATATCCTGGAAACCTAAGCTTTAATTTCGGTGAAGCTAAACCTGATAAAGTCGGTGTTAGAGTCGCTGTTGATGCCATGAACCAAATTATGGGTGGTGATGCATCTCAAAATGCCATTATTAAATTTAACTGGTCTGCAGCTAATCTAGTATCTGGTTCTGAAGATTCATCTAAAGATAAAGAAAAAGAGAAAAAAGCTGAAGATAAGAAAAAAGAAGAAGAAAACAAAGATAAAAAAGATGAAAATAAGGCACCTGAAGGATTTGTTGCTAAGAAATTAGAAGATTACTTCAAAGATGATCAAAAAACAAAAAATCCTGGTCTTTATAATCTTGACATCACAGGTTCATACTTGAACCCTCTTACTGGTGTTACTGCTGATGGTGGGACTAAAAACACTGCTATCGGTGAAGGTATGGTTCAAGGAGTAATCTCACCTATTAATGCAGGTGGGGACCTTAATGAAGCTCTTAAAAATCAAAAATCTAACGGCGAAAAACGTTGGTCTAAAGCTATGCTTCAACGTACAAAAGATGGTAAATTATACGCAACTGTACGTATTCACCTAATGAACTGGGTTCAACGTAGTAAAGAACAAGGTCCTTTCATTAAAGTTCTTCAAAAAGATGGAGAATTCAAACAAGTTGCTGCTACTGAAACAAAAGTTAACATCGAACAATATAAAGACAGCTATGTTGATTATCGTTTTGAAGTACCAAATGAAAACTTCTTAGCTATGGTACAAATGTATGTAGAACCAATGAATCGTCCTGTTCGTTATTTCGTGGAAGTTAATACTGATAGTATTAAAAACGGAAATGAGGGGTTAGACATGGAAGCTATTAAAGAAGCAAACTACACACCTTATTATTTAGGTGGTATAGGAGTTCTTGCAATAGCTGCTGGGCTTTACTTTCCTCGTAAAAAAAGAAAAAATAACTAG